The Arachidicoccus terrestris genome includes the window TGGCGTAATCCTGATTAATACCAAAAAGGCGACAAAAGCCGGGATTGGCGTTTCCGTCAACTTTGGGGTGACCACCGGGTCGATGGACAGGTCTACCTTTGTCCATTATCAGGATCAATATGGTGGAGGTTATTTTAATCCTGGGTTCTATTCTTATGATGTTGACGGCGACGGGAAAAAGGATATTGTTGCCCCTACGGGAGACGATGCGTCTTTCGGCAGCAAGTTTGATCCGAACCTGATGGTTTTTCAGTGGTATTCTCAGGATCCGACAAACCCCAATTATAATAAGGCAACTCCCTGGGTGGCCGCTAAGAATGGCGCTGAGACCTTTTTCATAAATCCATGGTCCAACAGTTCAAGTGTATTGGTGAGTGGCTCTAATGAAAAAGGCGGGTTTAAAATGGGCTATACTAGAAATCAGGATAAAGGAATTATGGTCAATTCCAAAATAATCAAAGACCTGCTGAACTTCGGCGCTCATTACAAACTTTTGGACAACCTAACCGTAGAAGGCGCTGTTGATTATTCAAGAGTAAGAGGACGCGGCCGGTATGGCAATGGTTATGGAGATCCGTCCAGTATCGCGTCTAATTTCAGAGAATGGTGGCAGACAAATGTGGATATGGAGGACCTTAAAAATGCCTACTTTAATAATAACAAAACCAATATGACTTGGAACCTAAAGCGTATTGGTACTAATAATGTGCCGGCCTATTGGGACAATCCATATTTTTCCCGTTATGAAAACTATGAGACCGATGAGAGAAATCGTTACATAGGCCATGTGTCGGTAAATTATCAGGCAACTCCTTGGCTAAATATAATGGGACGAGTGTCCTTAGATCATTATGATGAGTTACAGGAAGAAAGAACCGCTACAGGATCACTGAATCCAGATGGTTATACAAGGTATAACCACGCATTCAGTGAGTTCAATTATGATCTATTGGCAACAGTGAATAAGGATTTAAATGAAGACCTTTCCTTAAATGCATTATTGGGAGGCAATATCCGGAAAACCCATAATTCTTCAATATTCGCCGCAACAAACGGCGGCCTGGTCGTCCCTAATTGGTTTGCACTTTCAAATTCGTTGAATCCGATCGAGGCGCCCACTGAAACAGACGAGAATATAAGAGTGAATGGTGTGTTTGCCGGAGCGACATTGACCTATCGTAATTTCCTGAGTCTTGATTTGTCTGGAAGAAATGATATTTCTTCAACTCTACCAGAGGGCAATAATAGCTACTTCTATGGTTCAGTTTCCGGGTCATTTATTTTTTCCGAGTTGTTAAAGAATGCTAACTGGCTTAATCATGGTAAATTGAGAATTAACTATGCATCGGTTGGTAATGATGCGCCGTTTGCCTCAACCAATGATGTTTATACCAAACCGACTGGCTTTGGTTCTATTCCTATTTTCACTTTACCTAATACAAAGAATAATGAAGATCTTGTTCCCGAAAGGACGAACAGCTTTGAGTTAGGCTTAAATATGCAAATGCTGAACAATAGAATAGGCTTTGATGTCACTTATTATAATACACATACGATTAATCAGATCATGCCTGTGGCAATTTCTGATGCGACAGGATATGGATTTAAATATGTAAATGCTGGTGATCTACAGAATAAGGGCCTTGAAGTAAGTTTGAATCTGACTCCGGTTCGAAACAGAGACTTCAGTTGGGACATGAATATTAACTGGACACGTAACAGAAGCAAGGTATTGGAACTTTTTGGAGAAAATACAAACCTTCAACTAGGTGGAGGAGGATTCCAGGGTGGCGTCTCTGTAAACGCAACAATAGGCCAGCCTTATGGAACGCTCAGAGGAAGCGACTTTGTTTATTATGGATCTGAAGAAGGCCAGACAGTTGCATCAGCCATCGGAAAACATATCATCCTTGAAAACGGGGATCCTATGGTTTCCGGAAGTAATGAAGTTATTGGTAATATTAACCCAGACTGGATTGGCGGCATAAACAATACATTTAAATATAAAAACCTTTCGCTTAGCTTCTTAATTGATATGAAGCAAGGTGGAGATGTGTTTTCTATCGACCAATGGTATGGACAGGGAACAGGGCTATATGAAAGCACTGTCGCGACTAATGCGAATGGTAAAAATATAAGAGACGCCGTGGAAGATGGTGGCGGTATCCTGAATCCAGGCGTTACCGCGGATGGCCAGCCTAATACGACATATGCTACTGTTTCTGGTATTCAGGGCTTAGGTTATAACGCAATGCCAAATAAAGCTTTTGTCTATGATGCAAGCTATATCAAACTGCGCAGTGTTTCTATCGCTTATAATTTTCCTCAAAAATGGTTTGAAGATAAGGCTATTAAAGGGGCAACATTCTCCTTATTTGGCAGAAACCTTTGGATCATTCATAAGAATCTACCAGATGCAGATCCGGAAGACGCGGCGAGCTCTGGAAACGTACAGGGGTTTCAGGTGGGATCCTATCCAACATATAGAATGTACGGGTTTAATTTAAATGTGCGGTTTTAATTTCTAAAACAGAAGACAATGAAAAAAATAATAATAGCCATTGGTATCGTAGTGTCGCTATTTACATATAGCTGCTCGAAGGATTTTGGCGATATGAATACGAATAAAAAGGCAGCGACAACCGCTATTCCTGAAGCCGAGTTCACCAATGCACAAAAGGCATATGTGGATTTAATGGCGACGCCCAATGTGAATACGAATATCTTTGAATTGATCACACAGTACTGGGCAGAAACACAATATCCGCAAGAAAGCCAATATGAACTCACAGAGAGGAATATACCAAGGAACTGGTGGGCAACGCTGTATAAAGATGTTATTGCTAATATAGAGGACGCCCAGAAAGGGATTTCAGCAAAACAGACTCCTCTACCTGAAGATGTAAAAGCGCAGTCCAATTCGTTAGCTATTTGCAAGATTCTAAATGTGAAAGCCTATACTGACTTGGTAGTCACTTTTGGAGATATCCCGTTTAGTGAGGCGGTGGATATAAATGCTACAACAACACCAAAATATGATGATCAAAAAGACATCTATTATGCCCTTGTAGATTCTTTAGACGCAGCTTTAAATATGCTGGATGCCAATTATGGAAGTACATTGGGAGACCAGGATCTCTTCTATCAGGGAGATGTTGCAAGTTGGGCGAAATTGGGTAACTCGATTAAATTGTATCTGGGGTTATTGATTGCTGATATAGATCCGACTAAGGCCGGCGCCATGGTTAAAGCTGCGTCACCGCTCGCTTTCACATCTAGTAGTGATAATGCAACACTGCGGTATTTATCGGCACCTCCAAATACAAACCCTATCTGGGTGAATCTGGTGCAGGGAGGAAGAGATGACTTTATCCCTACTTCAACAATTGTTAACGAAATGGAGGATCTTAATGACCCTAGAATGGATATTTATTTTGCCAACAAAATTGACGGTAAATATGTGGGCGGTGTGACTGGAACGGGAAACTCTTACAGCGAGTTCAGCCATCCGGGAGACGGATTGAAAGAGCCAAATTATCCATTTACCATATTTGATTATGCACAGGTGGAATTCTTAAGAGCAGAAGCAGTGGAGAGAGGCTTTAATGTTGGTGGTACTGCCATGTCCCATTACAATAAGGCTGTTACTGCGTCTATCCTGCAATGGGGTGGGTCTGCCAGCCAGGCAGCGGTTTATCTTCTACAACCTTCTGTCGCATATCTTACAGCAGCCGGGACTTGGAAACAAAAAATTGGCATTCAGTCTTGGATTCATTTCTACCTAAGAGGGTTTGACTCATGGACGCAGCAAAGAAAGCTCGATTTCCCCAAACTTGTGGCACCTCCATTGGCCGTTTCTGGCTATCCGGTTCGCTATACTTATCCTCAAAATGAGTATACGCTTAATCAGGAGAATGTGGAAGCTGCTGCCAGCAAGATTGGTGGCGATAAAGTGGAAACCAAACTGTTTTGGGATAAGAACTAAAGATCCTTTACTGTATGTTAACAGAATGAATAACCCGCTCTTAATATTTAGGAGCGGGTTTTTTAATCTGAAAAAACCATAGTATCTTGCCTTCTATTGTATTTTCAAGCGTTTTAACCCTAAATCATGGCAGAATCCGTCATTTCGATCAGTAATGCAAATATTTACCAGGGCAATAATCTCATATTGCAGGATGTAAATTTTAAAATTGAGAAAGGAGAGTTTGTATATCTGGTGGGTAAAACCGGAACGGGTAAATCCTCTCTGCTAAAAACGCTCTACGGAGAAATTCCGCTTAAAGAAGGAGAGGCGACGGTGGCGGGAACTGAGATCCGTGGCCTGAACTGGAAAAGTGTACCTTTTTTGCGTCGTAAACTAGGCGTGGTTTTTCAGGACTTTCATTTGTTGACGGATCGTAATGTTTATGAGAACCTGCGCTTTGTACTCAGGGCAACCGGGTGGAAAGAAAAGCATTTGATCGATGAGAAGATCAATGATTCGTTGGAGAAAGTAGGCCTGAAAGGAAAAGGGTTCAAAATGCCTTTCGAGATGAGTGGTGGGGAACAACAACGGGTGGATATTGCCAGAGCTTTACTGAACTCACCAAAACTGATTCTGGCCGATGAGCCAACTGGTAACCTGGACCCCGAAACCAGTAATGGCATAATGCAATTACTGTTGAGCATCAGCAAAGACCTCGGGACTACCGTGTTGATGGCTACCCATGATTATGTGGTGATTAACAGATATCCTTCCAGAATCCTTAAAACTGAATTAGGAAAGGTGCTGGACAGTGATGTTGTGTTGGCTGCCAATAAATCGGAATGAGTCCCAAACCCGTAATAGTTATTTCTGCGACCCGTTTTTTTCAGGGCGGAACACTGGTGGTCGTAGGTGAGTGCCTTAAGTTTTTATCGGCTCAATATAGTGCAACGCACACCATAAAAGCCCTCGTTCATAAAAAGCATCTTTATGAACCGATATCGAATATCGAATGGATTGAGTTTCCAGACTCCCGAAAATCGGTAGTGAACAGGTTATATGATGAGTATATCCGCTTTAATCGACTTTCAAAAAAATGGCAACCTGTCCTATGGCTATCCCTGCAGGATAGCACGCCGAGAGTAAAAGCGAAAGTAAGAGCGGTGTATTTTCATAACCCCCTGTTATTAAAGCCCCGATGGCTGCAGTTATGGAAGCATCAACCCCGACTGGAAGTGTTGCGGCTGCTATATAGATACGTTTATACCCGCGGCATAAACCGTAATGATTTCGTTATTGCTCAACAGGAAAGTATTGCCAGTTATTTATGGCGGTCTTACCATTTAGAAAAAGAGAAAGTCTGGGTATTCCCGCCAACAGCCTATTTATTTAAATCTGAAAAGCGTAATAACGCCGGTTCTGGAAAGATCGGTTTCGACGCTGAAACGGCTGTGCAGCCTTACACCTTCATATATCCGGCCACAGCTTTTTATTATAAAAACCATACGTTACTCCTAAATGCCTGCCGCCTGGTGGGTGAGCGGGGCCTCAATTTTCGAATATGGCTCACCATTGACGGAACTGAAAACAGATATATAAAAAAGCTGGTGGTAATCGCTCAAAAAGAGCTGCCACAAATTCAATTTCTGGGGTTTCTAAATAGAGAAGATTTGTTCGGCTATTATGACCAGGCAGATTGTTTGGTATTTCCTTCTTTACTGGAAAGTTGGGGACTGCCGTTAACAGAGTTTGCTACCTACGGCAAACCTGTACTGTGTGCAGACCTGGCTTATGGCAGGTCGACGATGTCTGCGGTTAATTATACAGGTGTTGCATATTTCGATCCGGTTGACGCACAGGAGCTGGCGAGGAAAATGACCGAAGCGATAGAAGGTAGGCTTGTATTTGACAACGAGCAAGGCCAATCGAAAATAGCGTTTCAGCAGATGACGAACTGGGCCGATTGTTTTAATGAACTATTGTCTGGCGGTTAGTAGCCCTCTTCAATATGATGCCTACGGTTTCAGTCCATGATAAAACTGAATCAATTTTTTCTCCTCTGTATTCCAATTATAGATTTCCCGGGCCTTTAAGCAATTTGCCTGTAATCTTGCATATAGATTCTTGTCCGACAGTAAAGCGTTTAGGGCATCGGCAATTGTCTCAGGAGACAGGTCATCTATTAAAACGCCTATTTCAAATTGATCGTTGATCTTTTTATTTTCAGGATAATTCATGGTGAGCTGCGGGATACCGGCATGCATATAATCAAAGAACCGGTTGGATAGAGAAAGGTAAAAACTGGCGCCCAGGTTATCATTTAGATTTAGTCCAATATAGGCCTGCCGGGTATATTGACTGAGCTGTTCAGGCAATACAAAACCCTTAAAGTCAAATTTTTCCGTAAGATTTCTTTTTTGCACTTCTGCCTTAACTTCTGTCAGATAAGAGCCGTTCCCGCAAACAGTAACGTGGGCGGAAACCTCTTGCATCGCAGGTACCAGCCCTTCAAATCCTCTGCCCTTTTCAATGACGCCCTGATAAATCAAACTGTGTTCGTCCTTTTGTTGTGGCGATGTCAGTTCTTTGAGGTAGGGGCTGTTCATGACAATAAAATAGTTAACCCCATACATTTTATGATAGGCGGCCGCATATCCTTCGTTCTCGGTGTAACCAAGCGGAAAACGGGGTTGGCAAAAGCGCTCAATCCTTTTCCAGAACTTGTAAATGCGTGGGCGGCTGATAATATCATGCATTTCACAGAAAAGCTCATGCGCATCAAATACACGGACGGTTCTACGGAATACTGAAGCAAATAATACAGGCAAGGCTGTATCCAGATCATTGGCAACCAGAATATCCGCTTTATGTGACAACAGGTAAAAAAAGAGGCGGATATTGGTCTCTATAAAGAATAAAGGTCCTCTCTGGAAAATCAACCCGAGCCTGCGTTGTTTAAACTTTTTTTGCCCCAGAGGGTTGCAGTTTTTTTTATTAAAGCCCAGGAGTAATATATCAAAACCATTCATAGCAAGAGATGTGCAGATCTTTTGCATACGCTGGTCATAGACCAGGTCATTTGTCACAGAGAAAATAATTTTTTTCAAAATCAGTTGTTAAGGAGTGACGGATGTTGGACTACGTTAGCGTTTATGTTTCTTATATTTGATCTGAACCGGGACGACACCATCTTCCAACATATCTAATTTTTTGGCGGCCTTCCAGCTAAGATCGATAATTCTGCCGGGAACAAAAGGACCCCGGTCATTAATCCGGACTTTAACGGTATGGCCGTTTTTCAGGTTTTTGACCTTGACATGCGTGCCAAAGGGCAGCGTCTTGCTGGCTGCGGTCAATTTATGTTTTCTAAATGTCTCTCCATTAGCGGTTTTACGTCCAATGAATTTACCCGCATAATAGGAGGCTTTACCGGTTTCCTTTATAGTGCGTCCACAACCAGCAACAAAACCAATCATACCTACTAATAATATCCAATAAAATAATTTACGCATACAATACTATTATATGTAAAACGGCTGAAAAGAGTATTTATTTCTTTCAGCCGTTTAGGTTTAACTTTATTTGTAAAGAAGCCGTCGCTTCAACAATGGCATTCTTTATTTAGAAGTTTATTATTCAAAAGGGGTTTTTACCACCTTTGCTTTCACGCCTTTATTTCTGATTGAGATAAAAATTTCTTTATCCAGACTGGCATGGCTTATTTCCACGTAACCCAGACCGATGGCTTTTCCCAGGGAGGGAGACTGTGTGCCACTGGTAACTTGTCCGATCTGACGGCCCTCACTATCCATAATTGGATAATGGTGTCGGGGAATCCCTCTCTCTATCATTTCAAAGCCGACCAGTTTTTTCTGAATGCCCGCGGCTTTTTGGTCGATGAGTGTGTTTTTAGAAGGGAAATCTACTGCTTTTTTGAGCTTAGTGATCCATCCGAGACCCGCTTCCAGTGGGGAAGTCGTATCGTCGATATCATTGCCATAAAGGCAATAGCCCATTTCCAGGCGGAGTGTGTCTCTGGCGCCTAATCCGCATGGCTTGATATTCCCGGCTTTCCCGGCTCCAAAAATGGCGTCCCAGATCTTATCTGCATGGCCATCTTTGTTTTCAAAATAGATCTCAATACCTCCGGCACCTGTATAACCGGTGGCGCTGATCAGCACATTATCCACACCGGCAAAGCTGTTCTTTTCAAACGTATAATATTTTAGCTTCTGGAGATCAGTTGGCGTTAAAGGCTCCATGAGTTTACAGGCATTGGGTCCCTGGATGGCCAGCAGGCAAGTCTGATCACTGATGTTCTCCATGTCGACGCCTTTGTCATTATGGCCAGCAATCCAGTTCCAGTCTTTTTCAATGTTGGAGGCATTGACAACCAATAAATAAGTCTTGTTTTGTTCCAGACAATAAACGATCAGGTCGTCTACGATACCGCCATTATCATTAGGCAGGCAGCTGTACTGGGCCTGGCCGTTGATCAGTTTGGAGGCGTCATTACTGGTGACCCGCTGAATCAGATCCAGCGCATGCTCCCCTTTTAAAATAAACTCTCCCATGTGGCTGACATCAAAAACGCCTATACTATTACG containing:
- a CDS encoding SusC/RagA family TonB-linked outer membrane protein translates to MRQKLLLLFCFGFFFFANTLFAQEKLVTGTVKNEAGDAIPSASVKIIGSDKGTITDANGAFKIGVTAEDKLEFSAINYQTQQITVGDQSIIQVVMVATEGSNLSDVVVTALGIKRSKSNLPYAVQEVGGDQFTETRASNFTNALSGQVAGLQITQNNNLGGSTNVVLRGFKSLTGNNQALFVIDGVPINNSNTNSASQKRGFAGYDYGNAAADINPDDIASVTVLKGAAATALYGSRAANGVILINTKKATKAGIGVSVNFGVTTGSMDRSTFVHYQDQYGGGYFNPGFYSYDVDGDGKKDIVAPTGDDASFGSKFDPNLMVFQWYSQDPTNPNYNKATPWVAAKNGAETFFINPWSNSSSVLVSGSNEKGGFKMGYTRNQDKGIMVNSKIIKDLLNFGAHYKLLDNLTVEGAVDYSRVRGRGRYGNGYGDPSSIASNFREWWQTNVDMEDLKNAYFNNNKTNMTWNLKRIGTNNVPAYWDNPYFSRYENYETDERNRYIGHVSVNYQATPWLNIMGRVSLDHYDELQEERTATGSLNPDGYTRYNHAFSEFNYDLLATVNKDLNEDLSLNALLGGNIRKTHNSSIFAATNGGLVVPNWFALSNSLNPIEAPTETDENIRVNGVFAGATLTYRNFLSLDLSGRNDISSTLPEGNNSYFYGSVSGSFIFSELLKNANWLNHGKLRINYASVGNDAPFASTNDVYTKPTGFGSIPIFTLPNTKNNEDLVPERTNSFELGLNMQMLNNRIGFDVTYYNTHTINQIMPVAISDATGYGFKYVNAGDLQNKGLEVSLNLTPVRNRDFSWDMNINWTRNRSKVLELFGENTNLQLGGGGFQGGVSVNATIGQPYGTLRGSDFVYYGSEEGQTVASAIGKHIILENGDPMVSGSNEVIGNINPDWIGGINNTFKYKNLSLSFLIDMKQGGDVFSIDQWYGQGTGLYESTVATNANGKNIRDAVEDGGGILNPGVTADGQPNTTYATVSGIQGLGYNAMPNKAFVYDASYIKLRSVSIAYNFPQKWFEDKAIKGATFSLFGRNLWIIHKNLPDADPEDAASSGNVQGFQVGSYPTYRMYGFNLNVRF
- a CDS encoding SusD/RagB family nutrient-binding outer membrane lipoprotein, whose product is MKKIIIAIGIVVSLFTYSCSKDFGDMNTNKKAATTAIPEAEFTNAQKAYVDLMATPNVNTNIFELITQYWAETQYPQESQYELTERNIPRNWWATLYKDVIANIEDAQKGISAKQTPLPEDVKAQSNSLAICKILNVKAYTDLVVTFGDIPFSEAVDINATTTPKYDDQKDIYYALVDSLDAALNMLDANYGSTLGDQDLFYQGDVASWAKLGNSIKLYLGLLIADIDPTKAGAMVKAASPLAFTSSSDNATLRYLSAPPNTNPIWVNLVQGGRDDFIPTSTIVNEMEDLNDPRMDIYFANKIDGKYVGGVTGTGNSYSEFSHPGDGLKEPNYPFTIFDYAQVEFLRAEAVERGFNVGGTAMSHYNKAVTASILQWGGSASQAAVYLLQPSVAYLTAAGTWKQKIGIQSWIHFYLRGFDSWTQQRKLDFPKLVAPPLAVSGYPVRYTYPQNEYTLNQENVEAAASKIGGDKVETKLFWDKN
- a CDS encoding cell division ATP-binding protein FtsE, with protein sequence MAESVISISNANIYQGNNLILQDVNFKIEKGEFVYLVGKTGTGKSSLLKTLYGEIPLKEGEATVAGTEIRGLNWKSVPFLRRKLGVVFQDFHLLTDRNVYENLRFVLRATGWKEKHLIDEKINDSLEKVGLKGKGFKMPFEMSGGEQQRVDIARALLNSPKLILADEPTGNLDPETSNGIMQLLLSISKDLGTTVLMATHDYVVINRYPSRILKTELGKVLDSDVVLAANKSE
- a CDS encoding glycosyltransferase is translated as MSPKPVIVISATRFFQGGTLVVVGECLKFLSAQYSATHTIKALVHKKHLYEPISNIEWIEFPDSRKSVVNRLYDEYIRFNRLSKKWQPVLWLSLQDSTPRVKAKVRAVYFHNPLLLKPRWLQLWKHQPRLEVLRLLYRYVYTRGINRNDFVIAQQESIASYLWRSYHLEKEKVWVFPPTAYLFKSEKRNNAGSGKIGFDAETAVQPYTFIYPATAFYYKNHTLLLNACRLVGERGLNFRIWLTIDGTENRYIKKLVVIAQKELPQIQFLGFLNREDLFGYYDQADCLVFPSLLESWGLPLTEFATYGKPVLCADLAYGRSTMSAVNYTGVAYFDPVDAQELARKMTEAIEGRLVFDNEQGQSKIAFQQMTNWADCFNELLSGG
- a CDS encoding glycosyltransferase; protein product: MKKIIFSVTNDLVYDQRMQKICTSLAMNGFDILLLGFNKKNCNPLGQKKFKQRRLGLIFQRGPLFFIETNIRLFFYLLSHKADILVANDLDTALPVLFASVFRRTVRVFDAHELFCEMHDIISRPRIYKFWKRIERFCQPRFPLGYTENEGYAAAYHKMYGVNYFIVMNSPYLKELTSPQQKDEHSLIYQGVIEKGRGFEGLVPAMQEVSAHVTVCGNGSYLTEVKAEVQKRNLTEKFDFKGFVLPEQLSQYTRQAYIGLNLNDNLGASFYLSLSNRFFDYMHAGIPQLTMNYPENKKINDQFEIGVLIDDLSPETIADALNALLSDKNLYARLQANCLKAREIYNWNTEEKKLIQFYHGLKP
- a CDS encoding septal ring lytic transglycosylase RlpA family protein; the encoded protein is MRKLFYWILLVGMIGFVAGCGRTIKETGKASYYAGKFIGRKTANGETFRKHKLTAASKTLPFGTHVKVKNLKNGHTVKVRINDRGPFVPGRIIDLSWKAAKKLDMLEDGVVPVQIKYKKHKR
- the gcvT gene encoding glycine cleavage system aminomethyltransferase GcvT, translated to MKNTPFVNKHEALGAKMAEFAGYNMPISYSGINDEHFAVRNSIGVFDVSHMGEFILKGEHALDLIQRVTSNDASKLINGQAQYSCLPNDNGGIVDDLIVYCLEQNKTYLLVVNASNIEKDWNWIAGHNDKGVDMENISDQTCLLAIQGPNACKLMEPLTPTDLQKLKYYTFEKNSFAGVDNVLISATGYTGAGGIEIYFENKDGHADKIWDAIFGAGKAGNIKPCGLGARDTLRLEMGYCLYGNDIDDTTSPLEAGLGWITKLKKAVDFPSKNTLIDQKAAGIQKKLVGFEMIERGIPRHHYPIMDSEGRQIGQVTSGTQSPSLGKAIGLGYVEISHASLDKEIFISIRNKGVKAKVVKTPFE